A stretch of DNA from Rothia mucilaginosa:
TCAACACCGTAGTTCGAACCACCAAGGTTCACGATGTTCAGGTAGCCCTCAAGGATCTCGTCCTTGGACTTGTTCTGCTCCATAGAAATCGCAAGCTTCATCTCGCGAATCTTTGCAGCGTAGGTCTTGTTACCGTTCAGGGTCGCGGTAGCGTCCTCACCACGAGCCACAGCGGAGTCAACAATGAGGTTGTTGACGTACTGCTGGGTCAGGGTGGATGCACCCTGACGGCGGCCGCTGTTGGAGTTAATGATGTTGTTCAGGAACGCACGACCGATACCGATAGCGGAGACAGCACCGTGCTTGTAGAAGTCACGGTCCTCAACCGAGACGATAGCGTCCTTCATATGCTGAGAAATCTGATCCAGCTTGACCGGTTCACGGTTCTCTTCGAAGAAGGTCGCGATTTCGGTCTTGCCGTCAGCAGCGTAAATAGTAGAAGGACGGGAAGAGATGCCATCGGCAATGTCGTCAGGAAGGTCCTGGAACCATGACATCGACGCGTTCGTGACCATACCCAAGCTCACGGCAGGGGGTACGACAATAATTGCCGCGAGGAAACCGGCAATCACACTGAACGCGAGGAACTGCAAAAAATCTCCCGGACGGCGACGCGAACGGGTTTTCTTAGATGAAGCCATTCATTCAGTTTATCCCATGAAACTGTGAGAGAAAGCCCGTCTCGGCACCCCACAGGGACGCGGGTTTCTCAGCCCTAAGAATAAAGCCCCCAAAAGCGCCGGACATTGACCAAAACCATAGTGAATCCCTTTTACTTATTGAACACCGGGCGATAGTCTAGAGGGTATGAAGAAATGGGAATACGCAACTGTACCGCTGATGATCCACACGACCAAGGCAATCCTCGACAACTGGGGTGAAGACGGCTGGGAGCTCGTAACTGTTCTCCCCGGCGCATCCGCACCTGCCGGCGCAACCCCCGCGTCGAACATGGTCGCTCCGACTCAGGGCAACCCCATCGCCTACTTTAAGCGCGAGAAGGCTGACTAAGAGCAGCGCACCCGGCGGTCACCTCAACCCCACTTTCCCCTACCTATAGTGGAGGGTGGGAATAGCTGAGGCAGACCGCCGGTTAGCCGTTTAACAGCTGCCTGAATATCAGTAGCGTTTAGGTTTACGGCGTTTCCCCTATCACCGTTTGGGTGCCAGCACCCGCCATCCTTCTGGAGTAATCATGACTGAATCCCGTATTGAAGCACGTATCCGCGAACTCGGTTACGAACTGCCCGTAGCACCCGCCCCCGTTGCCGCTTATGTTCCCGCGGTAACCTCCGGCTCCTACGTGTACACCTCCGGTCAGCTGCCCTTCGTCGACAGCGCCCTGCCCGAAACCGGTAAGGTGTCCGACTCCGGCGCTGAAGGCTTCGTAACCCCCGAGGACGCTAAGAAGTACGCGGGTATCTGCCTGCTCAACGCCCTGGCAGCAGTCAAGTCCGTGATCGGCGACCTGGACCGCGTGCAGCGCGTCGTGAAGGTTGTTGGCTTCGTGGCATCCGAGGTGAACTTCACCGCTCAGCCCACCGTCATTAACGGCGCCTCCGAACTGCTCGGCGAAATCTTCGGCGAGGCAGGCCAGCACGCCCGCTCCGCCGTGGGTGTTCCCGTTCTTCCCCTGGATTCGCCCGTAGAGGTCGAGATCATCGTTGAGTATGTCTAAGCTGTACACCGGCGCTCTGCCGCTGTCTGCTATTCGTGCTGCCCAAGCTCAGCGGGCGGCACAGAACGCTCCTGACAAGACTGCACACACCGGATCCGTACAGGACAACGGCACCGCCCAAAACATCAAGACTCTACCCCTGCCGGTGCAGGAACGCCGCTTCGGCACTCCCACCCCGGCTGAGGGAGTGGAGCGCCCCCGCATGTTTACCGGCCGCCAGTCCGCGGCTAACCCGCGAACCTCCTGCATTCAGCGTCTCTACGCGGTCCCTGAGTTCATGCGCACCGCCGCCGAAAGCTGGTGCGAAGGCGGTAACGAAGGCGCGACCGGCTGCACGATGCGCCAGGCGGCATCCGTTATTTTTGTGCGCGATGGTGACAACGGCCTCGAAACGATTCTGACTTACCGCCCCGGCACCTCTCCGCTGGGCGTGGTGGCGTTCCCCGGCGGCACGGCTCTTCCCGGTGATGATGAGTCCGCCTCCTGGGTGGGTCCCGGCGCCGATTACTGGCAGGATCAATTCCACTTCTCCGATATTGCGCAGGCACGCCGCAGCGTCATGGCTGCCGTGCGTGAATCCTTCGAAGAGACCGGCATTCTGCTTGCCGGCGAGGACGAACAGGACGTCGTGGAGCACTCCAGCACGCCTGAGTTCATGGCCTGGCGCGAGGCAGTCGCGGCTCAGGATAAGAGCTTCTCTGACTTCTTGACCTCCAGCGGTTTAAGTGTGCGCGCTGACCTGCTGCGCCCGGTCGCGCGTTGGCAGTCCCCGGACTTCTTCCTCAAGCGCTACGATATCGCCTACTTCACCACGGCTCTGCCCGTCGGGCAGGATCCGAAGCTACTGCTCGGTAAGGGCGTGTGGGGTGACTGGCTGAACGTGCGTGAACTGCTCGAAGCCAAGGACACCAGCGAACTGGGCGACCGCATCGGCCAGCCCAACACGGTGGGTCGTACCTTGGACCAGCTCATTACCCCCGGCGTGATGTGCATGCTCGAATCTTTGGCGAAGGCACAGACTTCCGTCGCGTGGCTGTCCAAGCGCCGCAAGATTGAGGTGAAGAAGCCCGTGCTCGTGACCCACAATGGTGCGTGCATGCTCTCCTTCACCGAGGTGGTTCCGGCAACCACCGGTAGCGTGTACACCGGCGCAGCGGGTGTGCACTAACAGGCGTGCTCTAACGAGCTGCCGCAATACTCACTCTTGAGATGAAGCGTTAAAGAAATCAGGAGCCGTTTCCCCATGCAGAGGGAAACGGCTCCTAATCTATTTAAGTCGTCTTTCAGCGAGGGCGCCCTAGAATGCCCTCACTCAAAGAGGCTTTAGCGGGAACGCTGGCGCAGGCGGGGCA
This window harbors:
- a CDS encoding RidA family protein, which gives rise to MTESRIEARIRELGYELPVAPAPVAAYVPAVTSGSYVYTSGQLPFVDSALPETGKVSDSGAEGFVTPEDAKKYAGICLLNALAAVKSVIGDLDRVQRVVKVVGFVASEVNFTAQPTVINGASELLGEIFGEAGQHARSAVGVPVLPLDSPVEVEIIVEYV
- a CDS encoding NUDIX hydrolase codes for the protein MSKLYTGALPLSAIRAAQAQRAAQNAPDKTAHTGSVQDNGTAQNIKTLPLPVQERRFGTPTPAEGVERPRMFTGRQSAANPRTSCIQRLYAVPEFMRTAAESWCEGGNEGATGCTMRQAASVIFVRDGDNGLETILTYRPGTSPLGVVAFPGGTALPGDDESASWVGPGADYWQDQFHFSDIAQARRSVMAAVRESFEETGILLAGEDEQDVVEHSSTPEFMAWREAVAAQDKSFSDFLTSSGLSVRADLLRPVARWQSPDFFLKRYDIAYFTTALPVGQDPKLLLGKGVWGDWLNVRELLEAKDTSELGDRIGQPNTVGRTLDQLITPGVMCMLESLAKAQTSVAWLSKRRKIEVKKPVLVTHNGACMLSFTEVVPATTGSVYTGAAGVH